A single window of Coffea eugenioides isolate CCC68of chromosome 7, Ceug_1.0, whole genome shotgun sequence DNA harbors:
- the LOC113777947 gene encoding uncharacterized protein LOC113777947 has protein sequence MEQRYTEPPGMSCLFVESQMVAVAALCVQYEADFRPNMSIVVKALQPLLNTRPGNAGETGQTLQLALVAVSREVVSVHQFFSNLVFIINIVTASNKRNDELKEAQAIEVATKIANGELETGRELNQIGTLKRTGDTRWGSHLDSISSLLKMFNATCVVLSNIAVDGDIMEITHLLYIALQHKSQDILNAMHLVSSTTKLLKTFRDSGWDDFLVKVKLFCEQHQIDIPCMNAQYIARRGRSRSHHDEISVGHYYRVDIFLATIDYQLQELHSRFNDHTVELLILSTALDPRNGFMLFKIDDICKLAEKFYPNDFMEQELVRLRIELQHFELDIPNHPELQELSGINELCQGLVKTRKSVIYHVIDRLIRLVLTLPVSTATSERQASKRRSRDLHQQKQITM, from the exons ATGGAGCAGCGCTATACGGAGCCACCTGGGATGTCATGTTTATTTGTAGAGAGTCAA ATGGTTGCTGTTGCTGCGTTGTGCGTGCAATATGAAGCTGATTTCCGACCCAACATGAGCATCGTAGTCAAAGCATTGCAACCTCTGTTAAATACCAGGCCTGGAAATGCTGGTGAAACTGGTCAGAC GCTTCAACTTGCTTTAGTTGCAGTTTCTAGAGAAGTAGTTTCTGTTCACCAATTCTTCTCCAATTTAGTTTTCATTATCAACATTGTTACTGCATCTAACAAACGTAATGATGAATTAAAGGAGGCTCAAGCAATTGAAGTTGCTACTAAGATTGCTAATGGTGAACTTGAAACTGGAAGGGAGCTTAATCAAATTGGCACTTTAAAACGAACTGGAGATACTCGTTGGGGTTCTCATTTGGATTCTATTTCTAGTTTACTGAAAATGTTCAATGCTACTTGTGTGGTTTTAAGTAACATTGCAGTAGATGGAG ACATTATGGAAATTACTCATCTTCTTTATATAGCATTACAACATAAATCTCAAGATATTTTGAATGCAATGCATCTTGTCTCAAGCACAACAAAGCTACTGAAGACTTTTCGAGATTCGGGATGGGATGATTTCTTGGTGAAAGTTAAATTATTTTGTGAGCAACATCAAATTGATATCCCATGTATGAATGCTCAATATATTGCAAGACGTGGTAGATCTCGAAGTCATCATGATGAGATTAGTGTGGGGCATTATTATCGAGTGGATATATTTCTTGCAACAATTGATTATCAATTGCAAGAGTTACATAGCAGGTTTAATGATCATACCGTGGAATTGCTTATTTTGAGCACTGCTTTAGATCCTAGAAATGGATTTATGCTGTTCAAGATTGATGATATTTGTAAACTTGCAGAGAAGTTCTATCCAAATGATTTTATGGAGCAAGAACTAGTACGTCTAAGAATAGAACTTCAACATTTTGAGCTCGACATTCCAAATCATCCTGAATTGCAAGAATTATCTGGTATTAATGAGTTATGTCAAGGCTTGgtgaagacaagaaaatcaGTGATATATCATGTTATTGATAGATTGATTCGACTTGTTCTTACTCTTCCTGTATCAACTGCAACTTCAGAGCgg CAAGCATCAAAGAGGAGATCAAGAGACCTCCACCAGCAGAAACAGATTACAATGTAG
- the LOC113777946 gene encoding uncharacterized protein LOC113777946, with the protein MRSTRSRSGRVPSTGAGQTSGAQQDRISEEPGSQRTQPNNEDAIAKMAEFVSDNPNIFEELGRYLKRQGKEKAESSKRRPTKSPEVPSGEDSEDGRLSRSTSRRVSSKATSKIASISRAFSRGLLGKRAEDPPRRPGGLATDYMRAPPFTDDINGEMVPPNFKLPNLHTYDGRGDPEDHLRAFISAFRLYCVPDAVICRAFPIFLHGTARKWFWSLEPGSISSLDELIDRFIHRFVSSRPITKTSAYLLNLQQGQGESLRSYAQRFNEENVQIPDQNEQVTIAAFTNGLVAGIFNTEIHRQYPRTLRELWERVDQGIRSEDVNRMKREAQASRTGQDPRRRKDTGRGEPGSSGTSNQPRDRRSVFDRIVKGRSSTSDAELTPLNSSRTHVLAVMRQNHLGRNPPEIPGRRDKRNSNLYCAYHRDVGHETEDCNDLKREIENLIRQGYLKQFVRKDGGFNRSVSHRENRGPRRDDRRDTNMHCRGPEDRREDKQPPRDGSPGYGPNIAGVINTIAGGPTGGDSQNSRKRTYRQAEMEVAEPSSRLSEVITYGPADPVPAASSNHEALVIEVLTNNYVVKKVYVDPGSSVDVLYYRTFESLKLTREQLTPVRTPLVGFGGHVVHPEGMLTLVVTIGRHPRCRTVPVSFAVVKADSPYNMLIGRPTLNALRAVYSTYHLSFKFPTSAGVAEVSSDVGAARECYLATIQAAVTPRPSPRSEEKRPAVLSIDCIDPQKAEEPNRLEPGDEVELVVVDEAKPDQVVQVGAGLPPPLKEEMISLIKDHRDVFAWSADEVVGVPPELMTHQLNVDPQARPVRQKRRHFGPERSQAISDEVDKLLPAKMIHEVQYPTWLSNPVMVKKDTGGWRMCVDFTDLNKACPKDCYPLPRIDALVDAAMGYEILCFLDAFKGYHQIGMSEEEQEKTAFYTDRGTYCYTTMPFGLKNAGATYQRLINRLFQNQIGRNVEAYVDDILVKSLTTSSFLSDVREVFGVLRDSRMKLNPKKCVFGVTSGKFLGYLVSHRGIEANPDKVKAIHDMSPPRNIREVQRLNGRLAALNRFLSQSAEKALPFFKVLKNADQFAWTEECQAAFDQLKQYLHHLPTLASPRPEEKLYLYLSAADEAVSAVLIRDEGTQVPVYYVSRALRGPETRYTQVEKLVLGLVHAARRLKPYFLAHPISVRTDQPIRQILVRPEASGRLTKWAVELGEYDLSYEPRTAIKAQALADFLAELTFTEGPESTSALPEVSTSSLWALYVDGSSNGDGCGAGLLLEGPQGEVCSYALRFDFPATNNEAEYEALIAGLQLARKLGAQQIHVRSDSQLVVRQVIGEYEAKDETMQRYLSKVHQLTSYFKSFEIQRIPRSQNKRADALSRLASTSFSDLNKTVLVEVLSEPGYVEEVACPVHSEETWMTPFILFLGQGVLPEDRAEARKIQRKAPRYALREGELYKRSYLGPWLRCVTPEAGREVLHEIHEGLCGAHIGHRMLAKKAMLLGYFWPSLRQDSQDLVLGCPSCQVHAPEHHQPSNFMVPITSPWPFEQWGTDIIGPFPKAVGGYTFLVTAVDYFTKWVEAEPLRTISGLAIQKFFWKCIICRFGIPQIIISDNGRQFAENPFKTWCENLGIKQHFTSVGHPQANGQAENFNRTLLHGLKTRLHQAGSSWVEELPSVLWSYRTTPRSATQETPFSLTYGAEAVIPAEILTPSPRLAAYAAEVNDEERQLDLDLVEERRNLASARIASYKNTLAHYYNARVKHRRFQPGDLVLRKNSISRAEPQGKLCPKWEGPYRVVESNLKGYCKLSYRDGSLVPRSWHAENLRLYYV; encoded by the coding sequence ATGAGATCCACGCGCTCCAGAAGCGGAAGAGTTCCCTCAACTGGGGCTGGGCAGACCTCGGGTGCCCAGCAAGACCGCATATCTGAAGAGCCAGGGTCCCAAAGGACCCAGCCCAACAATGAGGACGCCATCGCCAAGATGGCCGAGTTTGTATCAGACAACCCTAACATTTTTGAGGAGCTAGGAAGGTACCTCAAAAGGCAGGGGAAAGAAAAAGCCGAGTCTTCCAAGAGGAGACCGACGAAGTCCCCTGAAGTGCCCTCAGGCGAGGACTCCGAAGATGGGCGTCTATCTCGGAGCACCTCCAGGCGAGTCTCATCCAAGGCAACCTCCAAGATTGCCTCCATCTCCCGAGCGTTTTCTCGGGGACTACTGGGAAAACGAGCCGAGGACCCACCTCGGCGCCCCGGGGGCCTAGCTACTGACTACATGAGGGCTCCGCCCTTCACTGATGACATCAATGGGGAGATGGTACCCCCAAACTTTaagcttccaaatttgcacACCTACGACGGCCGAGGTGACCCCGAGGATCACCTCCGCGCCTTCATCTCCGCATTCCGACTCTACTGCGTCCCCGACGCCGTGATCTGTCGGGCTTTCCCCATCTTCCTGCACGGGACCGCCCGGAAGTGGTTCTGGAGTTTAGAACCGGGGAGCATTTCCTCCCTGGATGAGCTGATAGACCGGTTCATCCACCGCTTTGTGTCGTCTCGACCAATAACAAAGACTTCAGCTTACCTCTTGAACCTGCAACAGGGTCAGGGCGAGTCACTTCGCTCGTACGCCCAAAGGTTCAACGAGGAGAATGTACAGATACCTGACCAGAACGAGCAAGTAACTATTGCTGCCTTCACCAACGGGTTAGTAGCAGGGATCTTTAACACCGAAATCCATCGGCAGTACCCCCGTACACTCCGGGAGCTCTGGGAAAGAGTGGACCAGGGAATCCGAAGTGAAGATGTAAATCGCATGAAGCGAGAAGCCCAAGCATCTCGTACGGGGCAAGATCCCCGGAGGAGGAAAGACACTGGCCGAGGTGAACCAGGCTCAAGTGGCACTTCAAACCAACCCCGAGACCGCCGAAGTGTCTTCGACCGGATCGTGAAAGGCAGATCGTCCACCTCGGACGCCGAGCTGACGCCCCTCAATTCGAGCCGGACCCACGTCCTGGCTGTGATGAGGCAGAATCACCTCGGTCGCAACCCTCCCGAAATTCCGGGGAGGAGAGATAAGAGGAACTCGAACCTCTACTGTGCCTACCACCGTGATGTAGGGCACGAGACTGAAGACTGCAATGACCTGAAGCGGGAAATCGAAAATTTGATCCGGCAGGGATACCTGAAGCAATTCGTCCGCAAGGATGGAGGCTTCAACCGAAGCGTCTCCCACCGGGAGAACCGAGGCCCCCGCCGAGACGACCGACGGGACACGAACATGCATTGCCGAGGTCCCGAAGACCGTAGGGAGGACAAGCAGCCCCCACGCGATGGCTCACCGGGCTACGGCCCCAACATCGCCGGGGTGATCAACACCATCGCGGGAGGACCAACGGGAGGAGACAGCCAGAACTCCCGGAAGCGGACCTACCGCCAGGCCGAGATGGAGGTGGCCGAGCCGAGCTCTCGGCTGTCCGAGGTCATCACCTACGGTCCCGCTGACCCCGTTCCTGCGGCCTCCAGCAATCATGAagctcttgtgattgaagtccTCACCAACAACTACGTAGTCAAAAAGGTCTACGTAGACCCCGGAAGCTCGGTAGACGTCTTGTACTACCGGACTTTCGAAAGTTTGAAGCTGACAAGGGAGCAACTCACTCCTGTCAGAACTCCCCTCGTGGGATTCGGGGGACACGTCGTCCACCCGGAAGGCATGTTGACCCTGGTGGTAACAATCGGGCGTCATCCACGCTGCCGAACTGTGCCTGTCAGTTTTGCAGTGGTCAAAGCAGACTCCCCCTACAATATGCTGATAGGCCGGCCCACGCTCAATGCCTTGAGAGCCGTATACTCCACCTACCACCTGAGCTTTAAATTCCCAACATCTGCGGGGGTGGCCGAGGTAAGCAGCGATGTGGGCGCCGCCCGGGAGTGCTACCTCGCCACCATTCAAGCAGCAGTCACCCCCCGGCCCTCACCGAGGTCAGAAGAAAAGAGGCCAGCGGTCCTCTCCATAGACTGCATCGACCCTCAGAAGGCAGAAGAGCCCAACAGGCTGGAGCCCGGGGATGAAGTGGAACTGGTGGTAGTGGATGAAGCGAAACCTGACCAAGTGGTCCAGGTAGGGGCGGGACTCCCCCCACccctgaaagaagaaatgatctCCCTGATCAAAGACCACCGAGACGTCTTCGCGTGGTCCGCGGATGAAGTGGTCGGAGTGCCACCCGAGCTCATGACTCACCAACTCAACGTTGACCCGCAGGCCCGACCTGTGCGACAGAAACGAAGGCACTTCGGCCCCGAACGTAGCCAAGCCATATCGGATGAGGTCGACAAGCTCTTGCCGGCCAAGATGATCCACGAGGTCCAATATCCCACCTGGCTGTCCAATCCAGTCATGGTAAAAAAGGACACCGGGGGATGGAGAATGTGTGTCGACTTCACCGACCTCAACAAGgcctgccccaaagattgctatcCTCTGCCAAGGATAGACGCCCTCGTCGACGCGGCGATGGGGTATGAAATCCTCTGCTTCCTAGATGCCTTCAAAGGGTATCATCAAATAGGAATGAGTGAGGAGGAACAAGAGAAAACGGCGTTCTACACCGACCGAGGTACTTATTGTTACACTACCATGCCCTTCGGGCTAAAGAACGCCGGGGCGACCTACCAAAGGCTGATCAACCGACTCTTCCAGAATCAGATCGGCCGCAATGTGGAGGCCTATGTGGATGACATCCTCGTTAAAAGCCTCACCACTTCATCCTTTCTGTCAGACGTGAGGGAAGTCTTTGGTGTCCTGCGAGACTCGAGGATGAAGCTGAATCCCAAGAAGTGCGTCTTCGGCGTCACCTCGGGAAAATTCTTGGGGTATCTGGTTTCCCACCGGGGAATCGAGGCCAACCCCGACAAGGTGAAAGCCATTCATGACATGTCTCCACCCCGGAACATCCGAGAAGTCCAACGGCTGAATGGACGCCTGGCCGCGCTGAATCGCTTCCTGTCCCAATCAGCTGAGAAAGCTCTGCCTTTCTTTAAGGTGCTGAAAAATGCTGACCAGTTCGCCTGGACTGAGGAGTGTCAGGCTGCTTTCGACCAGCTGAAGCAGTACTTGCATCACCTACCAACTCTCGCTTCACCTCGGCCCGAGGAGAagctctacctctacctctccGCAGCCGACGAGGCTGTCAGCGCTGTGCTCATCCGAGATGAGGGCACCCAAGTGCCGGTCTACTACGTCAGCCGAGCCCTCCGCGGGCCGGAGACCCGATACACGCAAGTGGAAAAACTTGTGCTGGGGCTCGTCCACGCAGCTCGGCGGTTGAAACCCTACTTCTTAGCCCATCCCATCTCGGTCAGGACCGACCAGCCCATTCGGCAAATATTGGTGCGACCCGAAGCTTCTGGTCGCCTCACCAAGTGGGCTGTCGAATTGGGAGAATATGACTTGTCCTACGAGCCACGCACCGCCATAAAAGCTCAAGCTTTAGCTGACTTCCTTGCTGAGCTCACCTTCACGGAAGGTCCGGAGTCCACTTCAGCCTTACCCGAGGTGTCCACCTCATCCCTGTGGGCATTGTATGTCGATGGATCCTCTAATGGAGACGGCTGCGGAGCCGGACTGCTCCTGGAAGGACCTCAGGGGGAGGTTTGCTCTTACGCCCTCCGCTTTGACTTCCCGGCCACCAACAATGAAGCCGAGTACGAGGCTCTAATCGCTGGACTCCAGCTAGCCCGCAAGCTCGGCGCCCAGCAAATCCACGTCCGCAGTGACTCCCAGCTCGTGGTACGCCAAGTTATTGGTGAGTACGAGGCCAAGGATGAGACCATGCAACGGTACCTctccaaagttcaccaactcACCTCGTACTTCAAGTCATTCGAAATCCAAAGGATCCCTCGGTCCCAGAATAAGCGAGCCGACGCCTTATCCCGGCTGGCTTCCACTTCATTCTCTGACCTCAACAAAACCGTCTTGGTGGAGGTCCTGAGTGAACCAGGGTACGTGGAAGAGGTGGCCTGCCCCGTGCACTCTGAAGAAACTTGGATGACCCCGTTCATCCTTTTCTTAGGTCAAGGAGTCCTTCCCGAAGACCGAGCTGAAGCAAGGAAGATACAACGCAAAGCCCCTCGGTATGCGCTCCGCGAGGGAGAACTATATAAGCGCTCCTACCTCGGCCCATGGTTGAGGTGTGTCACCCCCGAGGCAGGACGCGAGGTCCTCCACGAGATCCACGAGGGCCTATGTGGGGCTCACATCGGCCACAGGATGCTGGCTAAGAAGGCTATGCTCCTGGGATATTTTTGGCCCTCACTTCGGCAAGACTCTCAGGACCTCGTTCTCGGCTGCCCTTCCTGCCAAGTCCACGCACCCGAGCACCACCAGCCTTCAAATTTCATGGTCCCCATCACTTCACCCTGGCCGTTTGAGCAATGGGGGACAGACATCATAGGTCCCTTCCCCAAAGCCGTCGGGGGTTATACTTTCTTAGTAACCGCTGTGGAttacttcaccaagtgggtCGAGGCCGAGCCACTTCGGACCATCTCAGGGCTGgccattcaaaaattcttttggaagTGCATTATCTGCCGCTTCGGCATACCTCAGATCATCATTTCGGACAATGGGAGACAGTTTGCCGAGAACCCATTCAAGACTTGGTGCGAGAACCTCGGCATCAAACAACACTTCACTTCGGTAGGCCACCCTCAGGCCAATGGTCAAGCAGAGAACTTCAACCGAACTCTCCTGCATGGTCTCAAGACCCGACTACACCAAGCTGGGTCATCTTGGGTGGAGGAACTCCCCAGTGTCCTGTGGTCGTATCGAACCACGCCGAGGTCAGCGACGCAAGAGACCCCATTCTCCCTGACCTACGGCGCCGAGGCGGTCATCCCGGCTGAGATCCTTACCCCCAGCCCTCGGCTGGCAGCCTATGCCGCCGAGGTGAACGACGAAGAGAGGCAGCTGGACCTCGACCTCGTCGAAGAACGAAGGAACCTCGCCTCAGCCCGGATAGCTTCTTACAAGAACACACTGGCACACTACTACAATGCCCGCGTAAAACATCGTAGATTCCAACCTGGAGACTTGGTTCTGAGAAAAAACTCGATCAGCCGAGCTGAGCCCCAAGGCAAACTGTGTCCGAAATGGGAAGGCCCCTACCGGGTTGTCGAGTCTAATCTTAAGGGATATTGTAAGTTAAGCTACCGAGATGGCTCATTAGTGCCGAGGTCTTGGCACGCCGAGAACCTCAGATTGTATTATGTTTGA
- the LOC113777704 gene encoding BES1/BZR1 homolog protein 2-like, whose product MTAAGGGSSSGRLPTWKERENNKRRERRRRAIAAKIFSGLRAQGNYKLPKHCDNNEVLKALCSEAGWIVEDDGTTYRKGGKPPLVELTGASASISACSSIQPSPASSSFPSPAPSYHASPGSSSFPSPSRGDTNPPSYILPFLHNLASIPNSLPPLRISNSAPVTPPLSSPTRGSKRKPDWEPLSHIKLPPSLPHSLFAASAPSSPTRRQHFTPATIPECDESDISPVESARWVSFQTAPAAPSSPTFNLVKPATLQNHQDVVDGRGQFPWGAGAQRGCGSEFAFESCTVKAWEGERAHEIGVDDLELTLGSGKAHG is encoded by the exons ATGACAGCTGCCGGCGGTGGGTCATCATCGGGGAGGTTACCCACttggaaagaaagagagaataataagagaagagaaagaaggagaagagcCATAGCTGCCAAGATTTTTTCTGGCTTACGAGCTCAGGGCAACTATAAGCTTCCTAAACACTGTGATAATAACGAAGTCTTGAAAGCTCTCTGTTCTGAGGCTGGTTGGATTGTTGAAGACGATGGAACTACCTATCGCAAG GGAGGGAAACCACCCCTGGTTGAGTTAACAGGTGCTTCAGCTAGTATCAGTGCATGTTCATCTATCCAACCAAGCCCAGCATCCTCTTCCTTTCCTAGTCCTGCACCTTCTTACCATGCCAGTCCTGGGTCATCCTCGTTTCCCAGCCCCTCTCGTGGCGATACAAACCCCCCATCTTACATTCTTCCTTTCCTCCACAATTTAGCTTCCATTCCCAACTCCCTACCTCCTCTACGTATATCCAACAGTGCCCCTGTAACCCCTCCTCTTTCTTCCCCAACTAGAGGTTCAAAGCGTAAACCTGATTGGGAGCCTCTTTCTCATATCAAATTACCGCCTTCATTGCCGCACTCTCTTTTTGCTGCTTCAGCACCATCGAGTCCTACACGACGTCAGCATTTCACACCTGCCACAATTCCAGAATGCGATGAGTCTGATATATCCCCAGTCGAGTCTGCTCGCTGGGTGAGTTTCCAGACAGCCCCAGCTGCTCCATCTTCACCCACATTCAACCTTGTGAAACCTGCCACTCTGCAAAATCATCAGGATGTAGTCGATGGTCGTGGACAGTTTCCCTGGGGTGCAGGGGCACAAAGGGGATGTGGCTCTGAATTTGCATTTGAGAGTTGCACAGTGAAGGCATGGGAAGGTGAAAGAGCACATGAAATTGGGGTGGATGACTTAGAGCTCACCCTGGGGAGTGGAAAGGCCCATGGTTAA
- the LOC113778257 gene encoding anthocyanidin 3-O-glucosyltransferase 5-like, with protein sequence MDNAKLHVAIVSSPGMGHVIPVIVLGNRLATVHGVRVTILVITTSNSDEECRFLKTLTLSTLVRVIALPPVDISAKITPATAAVTQLCMSVREALPIIRSSIASMNCCPDALILDLFCPSAIPIAREFNLPVYAYAPTNAWSTTLFMYIQVLDKEIEGQYVEQKEPLRIPGCKSVRPEDVVDPMLDRNDQQYHDYIELGIGLTRSDGILVNTWEDLEPTTLKALRENETLKPAVKVSVYPIGPLTRPVEPSSLKSKVLEWLDEQPVDSVIYVSFGSGGVLSADQIKELAFGLELSQQRFIWVVRLPLDGGLGKSDDPLDYLPDGFLNRTKNAGFVVPLWAQQVEILGHPSVGGFLSHCGWNSTLESISAGVPMIAWPLYAEQKLNAAMLTEDLGVAVRPEVLPTKKMVERAEVEKMVRMVMQQKEGQEMRQKMKQLKSSADDGLSNRGSSFSSMYNVLDEIRLNSRNQNH encoded by the coding sequence ATGGATAACGCAAAGCTCCATGTGGCTATTGTCTCAAGCCCCGGCATGGGCCATGTCATCCCGGTCATTGTTCTAGGCAACCGCCTCGCCACCGTCCATGGCGTGCGAGTCACCATACTAGTCATCACAACAAGCAATTCCGATGAAGAGTGCCGATTCCTCAAAACGTTGACCTTGTCAACACTTGTCCGTGTTATAGCTTTGCCCCCAGTAGATATCTCCGCCAAAATTACTCCAGCAACTGCTGCTGTCACACAGCTATGCATGTCCGTCCGTGAAGCTTTACCAATCATCAGGTCAAGTATTGCTTCGATGAACTGCTGCCCAGATGCCCTCATCCTCGACCTGTTTTGCCCCTCGGCCATACCCATTGCCCGGGAGTTCAACTTGCCCGTTTACGCATACGCTCCCACAAATGCATGGTCTACCACTCTCTTCATGTACATCCAAGTTCTTGATAAGGAAATAGAGGGTCAATATGTTGAGCAAAAAGAGCCCTTGAGGATCCCGGGTTGTAAATCGGTTCGACCGGAGGATGTGGTTGATCCGATGTTGGACCGGAACGATCAGCAATACCATGACTACATTGAGCTAGGGATTGGGCTTACAAGGTCTGATGGTATTCTCGTCAACACTTGGGAAGATTTGGAGCCTACAACGCTCAAAGCCTTGAGAGAAAACGAAACCTTGAAGCCAGCAGTTAAGGTATCGGTTTACCCAATTGGTCCATTGACGAGACCGGTTGAACCATCTAGTTTGAAGAGCAAAGTGTTGGAGTGGTTGGACGAGCAACCTGTTGATTCGGTAATCTATGTATCTTTTGGGAGTGGTGGAGTTCTTTCAGCTGACCAGATCAAGGAACTAGCTTTTGGGTTGGAGCTGAGCCAGCAAAGGTTTATTTGGGTGGTTCGACTACCCTTAGATGGTGGTTTGGGCAAATCAGATGATCCCTTAGATTACTTGCCTGATGGGTTTCTAAACCGAACCAAAAATGCGGGGTTCGTAGTCCCACTGTGGGCTCAACAAGTGGAAATACTGGGCCATCCATCCGTCGGGGGATTCTTGTCTCACTGCGGATGGAACTCCACTTTGGAGAGCATAAGCGCCGGCGTACCAATGATTGCATGGCCACTTTATGCTGAGCAGAAACTGAATGCAGCCATGTTAACCGAGGATCTCGGCGTGGCGGTCCGGCCAGAGGTGTTGCCAACCAAGAAAATGGTGGAGAGGGCAGAGGTTGAGAAAATGGTGAGAATGGTAATGCAACAGAAAGAAGGCCAGGAGATGAGACAAAAGATGAAACAACTCAAGTCAAGCGCGGATGATGGTCTAAGCAATCGAGGGTCGTCGTTTAGTTCGATGTATAATGTCCTTGATGAAATACGATTAAATTCTCGCAATCAGAATCATTGA